GCGCCGGCCTGGCGCCGAACGCCCACACGTTCCAGTGTACGCGACGCAGCATCGCGCCCTTGCGTTCACGAGCGACCCACAGCCACGGGTCCACGGGCTACTGGAGAAATTCGAGCCAGTTGCCCTCGGGGTCCTGCGCGTAGCAGATGCCGTGCAGGGCGCCGTCGGGTCCGTCGCGCATGATCGGCGGCGTCACAAAGCGCACGCCCCTGGCCGAGAGTTCCGCGTGCAGCAGGCGGATGTCGCTGACGTTGAAGGCGACGTGCGCCGCGCCGAGCTGATTGCGCTGCAGATGGCCTTGCGGGCTGGGCGGCTGCTTGTAGTACACCAGCTCCAGCAGGTGCTGGCCGGTCGGTGCGCCGACGAAAACGAGGTAACGCTGGGCGCCGGGAATGCCGGTATGGTCGCCGCCCGGCGGCGCGTTGCTCTCCACCTCGCGCACGACCGCGAGGCCGAGCACATCGCGATAGAAGCGCACCATCGCCTCGAGGTCGCGCACGACGAAGCCGCTGTGGTTGAAACCGGTAATCATCGCATCGCTCCGGGTACAGGTTCCTGGTGACAGTTGGCAGGTTGCGCAGGAGGATCTCGCTCACGACGCAGGCTTCAACCGCGCAGGATGGCGAATGTGCCCCGCGCGATCGCGCCCAGCTCGCCGTCCTCCCCGCACAGCTCTACGTCGACGATCGCCGTACGCCCGCCGCGCCGGCGCAGTCGCGCCTCCGCCGTCACCACGCCGCGCAGCGGCGCCAGGTAGTGAATCACCAGGTCGATCGTCGTGCGGCCCTCGCCCTCGCGCAGCACCGTCACGAGCGCGGCTGAGGCGGCGGCATCGGCGAGCGACGCCGCGGCGCCGCCGTGCAGCGACGGCTCATCGCCGGACCGCAGCCCAGAACGGCAGTGCTCCGCCCGCCAGGGCAGTCGCATGCGCACCAACCCCGGCTCCGCGTGCACAAACTCCGCGCCAAGATGCTCGACGAACGGCCGCGCCCCCACCCGCGCAATCAGCTCCGCCAGCGCACGATCGTCACGCTCGCCCAACGTTCCCCCTAATCCCTATTCCCTATCTCCTGTTTCCTCGTCCAGCCGCCGGGTTCACCGCTCACGGCCGCCGGCAGATCGGCGCCGCGCAGCCGCACATGCTGGCCCGGCATGCCGATGCCGAGGCTCACCTCGTCCTCCGCCACCAGCGCCGCGTCCACCAGCACCGGCAGATCGGGCGTGGCCAGCGCCAGCGGTGTGACCGTACCGATGCGGTAGCCGGTGAGCCGCTGTACGGCCTCCGGATCGGCCAGCCGCACGCTGCGCACGCCGAACCGCCGCCGCAGCGCCGCGAAATCGGCCGCGCGATCGCCGGCCGCCACCAGCAGGGCGTGGCCTGCGCCGTCCAGGTCGAGCAGTAGGCTCTTTGCGACCTGCCGCGGGCGCAAGCCGCTGCGTTCGGCAAACTCCGGCAACG
The Dehalococcoidia bacterium DNA segment above includes these coding regions:
- a CDS encoding VOC family protein, which gives rise to MITGFNHSGFVVRDLEAMVRFYRDVLGLAVVREVESNAPPGGDHTGIPGAQRYLVFVGAPTGQHLLELVYYKQPPSPQGHLQRNQLGAAHVAFNVSDIRLLHAELSARGVRFVTPPIMRDGPDGALHGICYAQDPEGNWLEFLQ
- a CDS encoding PaaI family thioesterase; this translates as MGERDDRALAELIARVGARPFVEHLGAEFVHAEPGLVRMRLPWRAEHCRSGLRSGDEPSLHGGAAASLADAAASAALVTVLREGEGRTTIDLVIHYLAPLRGVVTAEARLRRRGGRTAIVDVELCGEDGELGAIARGTFAILRG
- a CDS encoding YbaK/EbsC family protein translates to MPEANGDGRQTEAPEPAALVDLRRRGVPFRLAPRVEGARTLPEFAERSGLRPRQVAKSLLLDLDGAGHALLVAAGDRAADFAALRRRFGVRSVRLADPEAVQRLTGYRIGTVTPLALATPDLPVLVDAALVAEDEVSLGIGMPGQHVRLRGADLPAAVSGEPGGWTRKQEIGNRD